In Tenrec ecaudatus isolate mTenEca1 chromosome 4, mTenEca1.hap1, whole genome shotgun sequence, a single window of DNA contains:
- the UNC93B1 gene encoding protein unc-93 homolog B1 translates to MEAEPPLYPVVGAPGPQGEEDALGVPDGLEAPLDELVGAYPNYNEEEEERRYYRRKRLGVLKNVLAASAGGALTYGVYLGLLQMQLILHYDETYREVKYGNMGLPDIDSKMLMGINVTPIAALLYTPVLIRFFGTKWMMFLAVGIYALFVSTNYWERYYTLVPAAVTLGMAIVPLWASMGNYITRMAQKYYEYVHYKEQEEQGPRQRPPRGSHAPYLLVFQAIFYSFFHLSFACAQLPMIYFLNHYLYDLNHTLNSVKNCGTNSHGILSGFNKTVLRTLPQSRNLIVVESVLMAVAFLAMLLVLGLCGAAYRPTEEIDLRSVGWGNIFQLPFKHVRDFRLRHLVPFFIYSGFEVLFACTGLALGYGVCSIGLENLASLLVAYSLGASAASVLGLLGLWLPRSVPLVAGAGLHLLLTLCLFFWAPMPKSLQHSWILYSAAVLWGVGSALNKTGLSTLLGLLYEDKERQDFIFTIYHWWQAVAIFVVYLGSSLPMKVKLAVLLVTLLSAVTSYLWMEHKLRRGVLPRQPRIPRPQHKVRGYRYLEEDDSDESDAEGERGGGAGAGGGPGDGVEEEPPPAGPGPGPEPAGPCRRPCPFEQALGGDGSEDL, encoded by the exons ATGGAGGCGGAGCCGCCACTTTACCCAGTGGTGGGAGCCCCGGGACCGCAGGGTGAAGAGGACGCGCTCGGGGTCCCCGACGGGCTGGAAGCCCCG CTGGACGAGCTGGTGGGCGCGTACCCCAACTacaacgaggaggaggaggagcgtcGGTACTACCGCCGCAAGCGCCTGGGGGTGCTCAAGAACGTGCTGGCGGCCAGCGCGGGAGGCGCGCTCACCTACGGCGTCTACCTGG gCCTCCTGCAGATGCAACTGATCCTGCACTATGATGAGACCTACCGGGAGGTCAAGTACGGCAACATGGGGCTGCCGGACATCGACAGCAAGATGCTCATGGGCATCAACGTGACCCCCATCGCCGCACTGCTCTACACGCCTGTGCTCATCAG GTTTTTTGGCACCAAGTGGATGATGTTCCTGGCTGTGGGCATCTACGCCCTCTTTGTCTCCACCAACTACTGGGAGCGCTACTACACACTCGTGCCTGCAGCCGTCACCCTGGGCATGGCCATTGTACCCCTCTGGGCCTCCATGGGCAACTACATCACCAG GATGGCGCAGAAGTACTATGAGTATGTGCACTACAAGGAGCAGGAAGAACAGGGTCCCAGGCAACGCCCACCAAGGGGCTCCCACGCCCCCTACCTCCTGGTCTTCCAAGCCATCTTCTACAGCTTCTTCCAC CTGAGttttgcctgtgcccagctgcccATGATCTACTTCCTAAACCACTACCTGTACGACCTGAACCACACACTGAACAGTGTGAAGAACTGCG GCACTAACAGTCACGGCATCCTCAGCGGCTTCAACAAGACGGTGCTGCGGACGCTGCCACAGAGCCGAAACCTCATCGTGGTGGAGAGCGTGCTCATGGCCGTGGCCTTCCTGGCCATGCTGCTG GTGCTCGGCTTGTGCGGCGCTGCCTACCGGCCCACGGAGGAGATCGACTTGCGCAGCGTGGGCTGGGGCAACATCTTCCAGCTGCCCTTCAAGCACGTGCGCGACTTCCGCCTGCGCCACCTGGTGCCCTTCTTCATCTACAGCGGCTTCGAGGTGCTCTTCGCCTGCACTGGGCTCGCCCTG ggctATGGCGTTTGCTCCATAGGACTGGAAAACCTGGCATCCCTCCTGGTGGCTTACAGCCTGGGTGCTTCGGCCGCCTCCGTCCTGGGCCTGCTGGGGCTGTGGCTGCCACGCTCGGTGCCCCTGGTGGCCGGCGCTGGCCTGCACCTGCTGCTTACCCTCTGCCTCTTCTTCTGGGCCCCCATGCCCAAGAGCCTTCAGCACAGCTGGATCCTCTACTCAGCAGCCGTCCTCTGGGGTGTGGGCAGTGCCCTCAACAAGACCGGGCTCAGCA CGCTCCTGGGGCTCCTGTATGAGGACAAGGAGAGGCAGGACTTCATCTTCACCATCTACCACTGGTGGCAGGCTGTGGCCATCTTCGTGGTGTACCTGGGCTCCAGCCTACCCATGAAG GTCAAGTTGGCGGTGCTGCTGGTGACGCTGCTGTCGGCCGTGACCTCGTACCTGTGGATGGAGCACAAGCTGCGGCGGGGGGTGCTCCCGCGCCAGCCCCGCATCCCGCGGCCGCAGCACAAGGTGCGCGGCTATCGGTACCTGGAGGAGGACGACTCGGACGAGAGCGACGCGGAGGGTGAGCGCGGCGGAGGCGCTGGCGCTGGCGGCGGCCCGGGGGACGGCGTGGAGGAGGAGCCACCGCCTGCGGGACCTGGGCCCGGCCCGGAGCCCGCCGGACCCTGCCGCCGGCCTTGCCCCTTCGAACAGGCGTTGGGAGGAGACGGCTCCGAGGACCTGTGA